ACGCAAGCATCATTTCAGTTTATGACTTGATGATGGCCTCAGTAAGGATGAGGGAGGAAGGAAAATACATTCAGTCCCAGTACAGGGAAAAGTACCTGGAAATATACATTAAATATTTCATCATGCGCATGAAGGAAGTCATTGAAAACAACGATGACATGAATGAAAAAATCGATTTGGATACCCTGGAGGATTCATTCCATCTGCTTGAAAGCACTTTTGAAAATGAAGGCAATGATAAGGAAGACAAATTCCCCCTGATTTACGTTATTACCTCACTTTATACAACATTCGTTCTGGAAGAGCCAATACATCCAGTTGGAAGTGAATTTCCTGGAAGCTTGAAGGTAACTGAG
This is a stretch of genomic DNA from Methanobrevibacter millerae. It encodes these proteins:
- a CDS encoding DUF2115 domain-containing protein yields the protein MDPEQILTELREIFSQDSFTKNDLMVILKKYASIISVYDLMMASVRMREEGKYIQSQYREKYLEIYIKYFIMRMKEVIENNDDMNEKIDLDTLEDSFHLLESTFENEGNDKEDKFPLIYVITSLYTTFVLEEPIHPVGSEFPGSLKVTEENGVFYCPVKENQENNPNAICHLCLAEQTPNI